Within the Pagrus major chromosome 4, Pma_NU_1.0 genome, the region ATCAAACCACTGTGTTCTTATTGTTGACATTTAAATGCTGATTTTAgaacactgaaatattttattttaaaagccaCGTATCTGATATCAGGtggttttcttgtctttttcaaTAAGGTGATTTAAAGTGGTGCAATTTCACAACCATGatctttgttatttttgattATGGTGCACAAATTAACAAagatattaatataaataaatgatacagtataaatacatttatgttgaTACAATTCTGATCTAAAAAACTGAGTCAACCAATATTCAGGATTGATTCAAGAATGTACATTTATTAAATGCTGAATTTTAGTGCCTGTATTTAACCAATCCCATTTGAGCAacctgatttttaaaaattttttttgaATACTTTAATCTTCAGATGCAAATTTGACTCAACTGAATTTTGAGAAATTtgaattcagtttttttaaatactggacccttacattttacatttaaattgatGAACCCTAAAGATGTAAATTCAAATCCATTCAAATAGATAAAGATTAAGTGTCAACATTGAGTACAACATTTCACACGTAATTCTCTAAGACTCAAATCATTACACCTATTATTTTTAACACAGAAGTTTGGTATGGGAGGTtaaggtgtgcgtgtgtgtgagagaaaactGGACAGATTAAATTGGGGTACTACTCTTCATCACATCTGATGTGTACCTCTAATAGATCAGAGACCAAACTCTGAATGacggagaaaaagaagaggaaacaacTGCAGAATTCAACAAAATGCCACTAGATGCTTATATGTTGAGTTTAAGGCTGCAGCTgaagatcattttcattatcaatgaaTCTGCCAAACATCCTGCCAAATctggtctttaaaatgtcaggaaacGGCCATCGCAAGTTCATAACGCCCATAAAACTGCCTCTTCAtctccaaccaacagtccacgACGAAAGACATAAAATTCAAGATCACACAAGACAAAGATGAGCAGGAAACCCGTGAAACGTGTTCGCTGGAACCAGTATTTTAGCTTGCAATTAATCCATTTTCAAAATAGTCAAGTCAAGTCCAATGTCACAAATTTGCCTGAATGAGTTTTGCAAATTCAAATCAGCCTCTGTCctcaagaagagcagcagctctgtgtgacaGTCTACACTGTGAGGGGTCACCTGACTGGACACATAAACTAAACAAGTGGACTCCAAAACTGCACAAGTCTAATAActgctgttgataatttaaTCAATTAAACGACTCATCATTAAAGTCAGCGGTGGAAAAAGTGCTCAGATCTTTTACCTAAAGTGGAAACAACTTTACAACTTTCCCGCCTTggcgtttccaagtggtattattgttggcgccACTGTCGCAAAGAGAACTGGATCGCTTTCCGTTTTCCACGCAGTaacaactaccaacaacacaggacaaaacacgAGTTTGTTCATTCGTTTAGTCTATAATGTGATGAAAtgaagcagatagaaatggtggcAGACTGCCAGTCTGACTGGATCATTGTTCAGTCTTAATTTTTCCAGGAGACTTCATGCCTAGTGGCAGACAAAACAGCACGGTGAAAGcgatgatgtcattattttataGCCATTGTACTGTGCTTCCAACTATCCAACAATTATTCTGTCACAAGTAAATGTCCTGCATTCGAAACCTTACTGCACTAAACGTACATGGTATGAGCAGCAAGATACTGCATAGAGGTCCCATGTTGTAAAAAGTGAGGttccatgtcttttttgattatCCAGCATGTCTAGGTGCTATAACAACACTGTGAAACTATCTAAACCCTCAATCCACGGAGAAGTGCATGCAGCCTATATATTTAGAAACTTTGCTGTCGAacgagctgtcaggacttctgtaaggttgtgatgtcacaaccaTACAGTCACCGCCCTGAGCTACGCCCCCAGCATGGCCAAGGATGCAAAAACACCGGCAGAACTCATATAAAGACTTGGTGGGCGATGCCCGCTCAGGCCTGTGGAAGCTGACCAATCATAGCAGACTGGGGTTTTCAGGAGGGACAGGAGgtaaaacagagcgttcagacagacagagggtgaatacaggtgctgcagcaatggacagtatgagaaaaatattgtgttttttaaaaatgaaagcaagtgaACAGAGAATGAAAATGAGCAACATATGGGTACCACAAAgtaccaaaaagaaaaatatgtattttattaacggattataattactgatgtactgatgtatttttaatacttcaTATACCGCTGGGTAGATTAACCTATATGTTTGATATCTATTAGTCAAGTAAAGTGCAAGAACCTCAAAACTTTTGCCTATTTAAGTAAAGTATGGGTGAATGTACTTTCACCACTGATCCTCACATTCACTTCCAAAATAACTATCCAAAAttaatgtgtgcatgtgggcgGCAAATCTGGAAACAGATTGTGATCAGTGTGAAAAATAATAGCTTGGATTATGTTTTATCACGGcgacaaagaaacagaacacAAGCAGGAAAACTGTGGTTTATCTTCACCCTGTCAGTCATGTGACACACCTCACGCCTCACTCAGGTTTATTATTACCTTACTGAGGTGGCAGTAAGCAGGTGCAGTGTGAGGCGTGCAGAGGTGGGAAAACCTCAAACTACATCAAACCTCTGCATTAAACTGAGTACTGTACAATTTAATTGAACGTGCCAGTTATACAGGTGGAGTAAGAGTGGCCAACATGGTAGTTTTAGGTCAATATATcgtataaacaaacaaacaaaagcaaagtaaatTTCTGATGGGTCTTACGTCTTCAAATAGCTTGTCTTGGTTGAAAAAcccaaacacatttcatttacaaggatatttacattttctgtccagcGACTAATCGATTGTGGAGAGGACTTTGAAACAGCATTTAGGCCTTTATGTTATTATATGATATTTCAAATGTACAATTAACTAATTAAGTAAAATATTAGAAATCCAAATAATCAGTACATTTTGCATTAAGGCAAAACTACAGACTGTTGAGAGATCTTTGGACACTAGACAACATCTCAAATCTGAGATATTAAactcttcttttactgtttatGGTCTTTTTTCACATCAGTcacttttgtttagtttatatGTCAAACTCTTTGATTAgggtacatacagtatttgaatAGACGCTATCTGTATATCTGTATACAATGTTAATTTGACCTCTAATATTACCAGACTTCAGTAACACATCATATATTTTAGactatatttatttagttactACAGATGGGGACAGGCTGAGTGTGGTGGAAGAGGAAGTTTACTACATCTGTGAAAAGTGTGTCCGAGACACTTGAAGTTACTCCTCTGTAATATTgcataatttaaatatttctcACATGTTGTTGTGGTCAAAATATTAGTAGCTCTTGGAGTGTGGAGGAAAATATGAATATCTGCCTCAGACTAATCAGCTGTGTGTAAGAGCGTGTAGAGGCTGGAGCAGGTGCAGATGTTCGCCTCTCCATCAGTATCACGCTGACAGCCGGTGTGGGTCTGAACCTCCGGGGCGACACACCCAGCACATCCCCATCACCTCCCGGGACCGGTGTGAACCCTTCCAGCCCCGCCGCAGGTCGCTTACCTCTCTGCGGTCCTGCAGGCACTCCAGCACGGCCAGGTTGttggtccaggtgtgtttggggCAGAGGCGGGTCAGGTCCTCCCGGCAGGCCTCCTCCTCCGACAGCTTCCAACCGGTCGCCCTTCGAGGCTGTGAGGCCccagcggcggcagcagcagcagcagccgcggCAGGTGCATCCTTTGCCGGGGGATCTGCGGCTCTGATGACCGGCGGGTTGGGCGGCTCGGCCGGGCCGCTGGCTGCCTTCGACCCGAGGACGGAGCCGAAGCCGCAGAGACCCAGTAACgataacagcagcagcagcagctgagtgcGACTGTACGCCGCCATCTTCACACCACTGTCAAGCTAGTCCTAATTATGCTGCATCACTTCCGGTCAGCAagttcacaataaaagccctctTGACAAGAGGAGATATCGACTTCCGGTAATTTTGTGACTACCGAAAATCTCATTAAATTTAATTAGACCAGCCcgatgtttttacattttgctgtaAGGGACAAgatattaaaggggcagtgtgtagtttttggagaagaaattcaaactcacaattttattatttacaatattaatgaggtaataatacaaactcagaaatatttatttttcccataactgaataaacaagctgttctcagaggaaaataaagtccccagaacagtttgaagctacaaaggtggcagggtccgccacatataaacaaagtaaaacagtatgaaactgtgtcttcctttaaggtcagtttgtttattcagtttattccatcatgaaaacaaagagtttgtttatttagtttgtttatgcataaagaaatcagtcaaaaacaatctttctcttttgattaaaatgtcttccctaaaactaGATAGTGTACCTTTAAAGAAATTAAGGTTTATGAATGTGACTCCAGATCCCATATTGTGCTTATTATCATTGGTGGACTATGactaataatcataatcataataacCATGACATTtatgataaaacaataaaaacaaagaaaaagatccTGACATGATATAGGCTGTATATTTTTCTGAAATGCATCATTATTCATAATGtgcatttttacttttgatactttaactAGTTTTAACTAATATTTTGATgccaatattgtacttttatgGCGCAGCATGCAAACTGTAAAGTAACCATTAACTAAAGTAAGGAACTTGTTGTAAAGGAGTataagtaaaatatttgcctccagtAAAGTACCAGTACCTATTGATTGTAAGTACAGTAAGTAAATGtgcttagttacatttcatcactgtgtgtgtgtgtgtgtgcgtgtgtgtgtgtgtgtgtgtgtgtgtgtgtgtgtgtgtgtgtgtgtgtgtgtgtgtgtgtgtgtgtctgtgtgtctgtgtgtgtgtgtgtgtgtgtgtgtgtgtgtccttcccTCCCAGGTTGTTTTAGCAGGTGAATATAATGGGAACCAGTAAGAGCAATAAATCCTCCCAGTTTAGAGCTGACAGCTGCTGGGAGGCTTTTTCTGGTTCACCACCAGCAACACATCCATCTCTCCTCTTACAACTTTCTGTTACTCAGCTACATTTACTTTTCTTCACAAAAATGAGAATCTATTTAAATGAGTTCAGGTTCAATCAGTaataaacatctgttttcacaATCTGGTTACTAATCCACAAACCTCTCTGCGAACAGGTGCgagaaaaatattttctattttttttgtctctgcagaTCTTTAATAATCGACATCATCTCTGGGAAAAGTTTTTCATATGCCACATTCAGTTGCTTTCTTTACATTAAACACAACCTGAAAAGTGTTATCAAATACTTTTAACATAACGGTTGACATTCACTTTAACAGTTCACTATCCAGcgacatatatttatttttatgtaaccACATATGAATCTCTGCTGTGCTCACATTACTGTCCGTGAACTAATGGAAGGAAGgaatgaaacaaacacagatggatgAAAGGAGCAGTCAGCTGTTACAGACTACAGCTGAGCTGACTCAGAGGAAATCAAGGACAGCAGAAAAAATCCCTCCACAGTTTAGTGAACTGAGCTTTCATTGTCCTTATAGAAGATCATGTGCTGGCTGGTTTTATTCTCTCTTCAAATGTCACAGAAGAGACTTTATAAATATCACACTTTGTCTCCTGACAGCAGAGTTCTGTTGATGAATTTGCTTCAGTTTACTGGCTCAATTGTTACTGACTGCAGCATTGTTTAAGACAATTATATctttcacatactgtatagtaTCATCACTGTCATAGTAGTTAATAGTCCACTCTTAGACGTTTATacaaatcccataaaaagaCCATAACCAATGTGTTAGTCCATCTCAGTCTAAAGCCCATcggttcctactgaagacataaatctttaaataCAGTTCACAATAATTTTGTTCCATATTTTAAAAAGGCTCAATAATATTCTAAAACAGCTGGTTgctgtagtttttagcaaacaCAACTCATACAAGAGGAAAAAGAACATTTGTTGGGAACTATTTTTAGTggcggattaatccacattttttGCTGTGAGTATTTGAGGCAGCAGAATGATTTATGTAGGATTGAGTCAAAATCAAGAACAGCGTGTGTTTGTGGTAataaaggaacatgtcacccagagCAACACTGtctcattgttgtgttttccatgATTTTTGGGAAAACAATGGCGCTCTTTGCACAGTCGAAGAAGATAAATCAGCTTTGATACACACAATACTTcactgttggttttgttttgtttttttgtgagatTTGTTGCCAATAAGAAAAGTTAGAACATTGCCATCCTATCCTCGCATTTAACCAAGCTTATCTAAGTTAAACCCAACCCTTTAAAAATCTCAACTAAAACTGTGTAGTCCTTGTCTTGGTCCTACATTGTCTAGAGATTCCTGAAGTGTTTGTTTGAGGCTCAGCTGCCGCCATTGACCCCTGTCAGGAATTCAACCAACAGCTTCTGAGGACAACTGCTACTggtccatcacacacacacacactgaaccaaaACCTATAAACAGACCACAAAGCTGCAGTACTCTCATTCATCTCGCTTCTGCAGGCAGGAATCAGTCAGGATGGCAGAGTAAGTCCTGATCTGCACTGAGGAAACTTTCTGAATCGATAAAACTCAAAGAATTATGATGTAAATcttattttccttcttcttcctgtttctctaAAGGAAAAAGATGTCGTCGAGCCGGAGGAGTCAGCTCAAGGTACAGTAAGATGGTGCTGATGAAGGCCTggagttttttatttgttttgttttgtttttatttatgttaaaaaCTAAACACGTTCTTGCTGTGCTTGTAAAAGCAGTTTACTAAGTGTTTGATGGGAACATATTAAAATAGTACAGGACATGAATTAGAAGCTTGTACACATGAGGAACCATTAGCATTtatgaaactgttttttaatcatGAAACTGGAATTTTTAGTCCAGCAAATAAATACATCATGTTCCACAAACAACCTTTAGGACAATGCTGGTCAAGTGGTCATCTGTTGCGGTGGCTCCCGACtctttttttggcttgtgacccCTCCAAACAGAGCGTGACCTATTGTCCTTTAACCTTtggttaaaataaagatatctCAAAAGTTGGTATAAATGTTGAAGATCCTCAGATGATTATTTCTACTCACTTTTGGTGACCATCAGGTAAAAAAGGGTGATGAAAATGTCTGTGAATATTAATTGGCCTACATACCATGGTGTTTTTTAATGGGAGTATCCAACCTTCCACCTATAAATATGAGAACTCTATctaattcttttttaaaaatcagtttcatattACTTCTTTGTTGAACCAGGGTGTTAAGATTGAAATCTCTGATCTTGAGTGAGTTTTTCTGCTGAATAAATGGCAGAATAATTGTTACATGAAGCCAATAGTGAATATTTACAGGAGGAAAAAGTaaggaaaagaagaaactaTATAAGAGGTTTTAATGCAGCATGTTGAAAATTTGTTACTgcaattaaaataattacaataaaataaacacagtaataCTTTATGCCTTCGTTGATGTGTTGACTTTGACTTGTTGATGTATTTCTGTACTGTGACTTCTTACGATAATAGACTTAATAgggtttttgcatgttttaaggACAGAATAGGATACataaacagttaaaaacagcaacactgaatatcataacacaaacacagaccaaGACTCTCTCCTCGCCTTCCTCTCAGAGCTTGCTGCTGCAGATCGGTGAGGCGATGCTGGATGAGGAGGCACAGGAGGCCGAGAAGGAGAAGATGCAGTACATGGAGGAGAAGTGCCCCACCCTCTCCAACCCAGGCTGCATGCAGGAGCTCCAGGTAAACCTCCACCACCTGGATGCTGGGTGGAGGACAGAAACACTCAGATGATGAACATGGCTGATCTTTATCTTAGCAGGTTTATAAAACTGTAGAGCTGATATCCACTGTCAGTTCATGCTCTGGGCTAAATGTTTATGCATACTGTATTTGCCCattacatgtaaacacattacCATTTTAACAAACACATAATTGTTATATTTAGACATTCAAGAGCTGCTCCCAGGAGACACTGGTGGGGCATGGGGAAACAAAAATCCCATGGGAGCTCCTGTTGTTGAACACTAAAAATACAGACAGGAGAACCTCATGTTTGTTATGCTCCACTGTTGTTCAAATGAGTTTTGTGCTTTAATTGGGAACCACAAGACCAGTAAGCTTATAAGACTTCACTTGTACATTTAGTGAATCTGAATCCCTCCAGTCTCTCATAAGTGTCCCCTTGCTGTCAGTGCCAAGAGAGAAGCACAAATCAAGCATGAAGTTGGATGTGTTTACACCATATGAGGGCAACATTTAATTATGTCTCTATAGTACTTTCTCTTGGGCTTTAAAAGACcacatgtatatgtatttaaaaaaacaaaacaaaacaattaattgtttttaaaatgcctAAATGTTTATTTCCATGTCTTAATGTGAATCATAGCATAGAATGAACTCATAAATAGAGAACCGTTGAGATTAAAGttcattcaaaaatgttttcattcttattttcataattaaCAGTGTGTATCAAAAGTATTGCATGGATTTCCCCTCATCttttttagcctctttcagctcaATGTTTTGACTTTAACAAGAGCTAAAACGAGAGGCAATATAGTATTTTTATCATCAGTTTCATCAGTTTCACCAGAATAAATCATACAGTTGTTTTGTATaggctggatgtgtaaataagcacaTGTACAAGTTTTGCTAACAAGTTTATGAACAACTTTATACTGTAAGGTAATAATATGTCCAGGCTGTGTTTCAACTTGTtccactgcccccaagtggcaaaaacaaggagtaaaaaaatcaatcaatgcaGCTTCAATTTGAAATATCTTGATGTTTAGAGAAACCTATATACTGTGGCTTTATATATGTATTAATCTACATGCTATATtgtaacacaaaataatttaacACATAGTAAGAGTAGGGGGTGGCAGAAAATTGGATTAGTAGCATAAAGTGTTGAGAGTGGATCCTCTGCTTAGTGCATCAGCCTTGTATGTGAATAAAGTTTCAACCATcacttctctcttttcctttctacTTCAACACCAGGAGCTGTGCCGGAAACTTCACAAGCAGATTGATTTGGTGGATGAGGAGCGATACGACATGGAGACCAAAGTTACAAAGTCCAACAAGGAGGTACGTCTTCTGAGGTTAATTGAAGTTTGGTGAAAGATCACACCAGCGTCATTTGATTTTCATATAACTCCCaatgaatcaaataaaaacagcctCAAGAAACTAAACTAGTATCACcaaaattatacatatatagcTACAAGATTTTAAAACGCTTTACATAATTTTTAAATGTGGATGGATTTTCAAGACTACCCATGCCATTTAAGAAGACCATGTGTTGTTGATACACGCACAACACACATGTCTGAGTAAGTGTCTCCTCTGTCAGATTGATGACCTGAAGTTGATGGTTCAGGAACTGAAGGGTAAGTTTAAGAAGCCGGCCCTGAAGAAGGTGCGGATGTCGGCCGACACCATGCTGGCTGCTCTGCTGGGCTCCAAACATAAAGTGTCCATGGACCTGAGAGCCAACCTGAAGCAGGTCAAGAAGGAGGTGAAAGAGGAGGTGGGTGCTCCAGATTTTACATCAGACACTGAAGGAAAATTAGGGCacaattaaatttaatttcGTTTTATTGATTCCTTGTGCTCCTCTCAATTGTGTGGTTTCATCTCTCAAATCAGTTTTTGGCTCATTAATACACAACAGTAATTTAGATTAATATCAAGCAATCACAACAACAGACCCGACTAAAAATCATAACCCTTCACAAACCATTTATCATTAGATTATTGATGTGAATCTGATGCTTTTCTTTCCATGTGTTTCTCTCAGGAGAAGCAAACAGGCGACTGGAGGAAGAACATTGAAGACAAGGCCGGGATGGACGGCAGAAAGAAGATGTTCGAGACAGAAGCTTAAACATCACTGTGttgttctgctgtttattaGCATCATTCATTTATGTGTATTATGTGAATCCAAGCTGTTGGAAAATTGTACAAATGATGGAATAAATATGTGGTGTGAAGCCTTTGTATGTTTCATGATGATAATTTGATAAATCTTTAAATAGAAAAAGGCTGGGACAGAAAACATTGTATGTGTGCTCTACAAGGATAAAtcaagacaaacacatttaaggACCACAAATGATAACAATGACACAAGTTAAGTTATGTAAGTACAACAGTAAACTCGaaaggaataaaataaacaagttaAACAAATAATAGACAGGCATTTCATTAgtgtaaaaaacattaactTGGCACTactttttttagtgttttaaatAGACTgcatatgtttattgttatcatttcattaCTTTTGTAACAGAGGTAGTAAGTGTTTTGCCTGTAAACACATCATGGGAACACTGAAACATGTGTGAACATGGATATTCAGAAGATTAGTAACACAGACGTGGTGTATTTCTTGCCATTCTTGACAAATGCTGCTTATGTTTTCCTTGTTGGCCGCAGAACTCCAGGtcaattatacatatatacatatatatatatgggaaTTTGCATGACTAAACACTGGATTAGGTTGAAATGTGTCCTGAAAATCAATGAGACTCTAAGAAACTTGCCTGAGcaaagtcattttcaaaaatccacatctccactagttttcactttcttgtaGCCAAACTTtgtttctgtgtagtattaatgcaGCTCCATTGAATACAGATGATAATTGGTCCTCCATAGAAAATTGAATGCCACAGATCATGTTGAATATAGCAGAATatgaaaactagtggagataagaatttttgaaaatgacagattcttcATTTGggtaaaaaatgacttaattttattattttattactgtTTACCATTCAGCACcaactatttaaataaaaacatgtttccatGCAAGTTTCCTTAGGGTCTCattgatgttcaggacaaatttcaacccaaccTAGTGAAAAATGAGTGATTGGTGAGGCTGagaatacacatacaaggaatcaCAAAAAGCCTGAAATTCAATCAAAAATTTAGACTTAGACGACTTTATTAATCCTTTTGGGAGGTTCACTCAGGGAAGCTCCATGTCACACACAGCACTGttaaacacatatacagtaagataagtatacatataaataaataaatataatatataaatatatatataatatttggAGTCCAGCTGTAGGATTTCTCAAGTTCCCATGAATTTTATAAAAGtcttgacatgttttttttcttccagaaaTTGTGGGTCAGtggtttttaatgtgtttgtcattatatttgtttacaataaagTTTTGGGGTGTTTTTTCTCGCTCACGTGACAACATGTGACGTCACGAGCAGACCCTGTGATACGCCTGTAtggaagaagaaggaagtgAAGTGAACCATTCAAGACAACAGAAAGACACGATTTGTGAGATTTAAAGACAAGTATCTGTAAATCCCCCTTCAAAGGAACAAGAGAAGGTCTTTGTAAAGTAGCGCTGCTGGACGCTGACTTCCCCAACGAAGAGCCAAAATGACGGCGGCGGTGTTTTTCGGCTGCACCTTCATTGCCTTCGGCCCAGCCATCGCTCTGTTCCTGTTTACCATCGCCCGGGAGCCCCTGAGGGTCATCTTCCTCATAGCAGGGTGAGATACCCATCAAAGTTGGGGGAGAGTAAACTTATGCTCATGATAATAGAGTGCTACCGACACTATTATCACGTTTTTAATCAGATAAAACACAGTATTTACtagagctagctagctagctagctaacagaccGCTTCATTAGCTAGCTGCTACTGTTAGCTTCCATTTAATTGTTATCTCTGAAGCAAAAATTCCCTAAACTCTGTTGTTCCAACTTCTcaattgtaaatatttgtatttctcCTTGACCTAAAGTCAGTAATACTATAAAGAATCAGTTCAGGTCAGATAATCTGTTTTTCTAGGTTATCTCAGTGCTCAATGCTATAAGGTGCCATTCTGATCTCAGTGATTATGACATGAACATTCATGTCCTGCTGTCTCCTACTTGGTAAGCCTTCAAGCT harbors:
- the LOC140994766 gene encoding troponin I, fast skeletal muscle-like, producing MGTSKSNKSSQFRADSCWEAFSGSPPATHPSLLLQLSESVRMAEKKMSSSRRSQLKSLLLQIGEAMLDEEAQEAEKEKMQYMEEKCPTLSNPGCMQELQELCRKLHKQIDLVDEERYDMETKVTKSNKEIDDLKLMVQELKGKFKKPALKKVRMSADTMLAALLGSKHKVSMDLRANLKQVKKEVKEEEKQTGDWRKNIEDKAGMDGRKKMFETEA